TTTTTCGATGAGAAGGGCTTGATCAGCACTCCAAATGGAATGGCAAAATAAGTGTCGTCGTAATAGCGGTCTCTCCTGGGATGGTAGTGATCAAAAAGTCCTAATCCTAATCCGAAATAGGCGTTTACCTCACTTTTTTGGACGAAGTTGTAGCCTCCGACTAGCTCTAATCCCAGTTCCTCGCCCAATCCCAAGCGACCATCAAAGAAGAAGTCCTTATCCGGGTCTGTTCCTACTGTGATGAAGTTTCTCGTGTTTTGAAAATTCATCCCAACGCTGACTTGAGCTTTAGATATAGACGTCGCTCCTGCAAGAAGAAAAAGGAATACAAGTAGTTTTTTCATGGTAAATAATTGTTGGTTGGAAGTCTATGAAGACAAAGTCCAAGCCAATTTTGATTACCAAGTACCTTCCTGCTGATTGATTTTTCTACCTTCTTGAGCTGATAAAAATGCTGCTTCTATGATTTTTAATATGGTAATGGTTTGTGCGGCAGTAACTTTCAAAGGTTCTTTTTGGTAGATGGCATTAGCGACATTTTGGTAAAAAATTCGATAATCTCCTTTTTCGGTCGGCAGGGGTCGAGTTTCAGTTTCTAGGTAAAGTTTTCCCCAACGCTCCTCGAAATCCACCCCCCAATTTTCTCCTTCGGGCTTTTTTCCGTCTTTAAAGGCTTGTTCTTGTACATCTAGGTAAAACTTCTGGAAGCTTCCTTTTTCTCCCAAAAGCAAAAATTTGGGTGAGGCCACATTGACTAAAACTCCGGCGGTTACTCTTGCTTTAAAGCCTGGATAAAAGAGCGAAATGTCGAAATAATCATCGGAAACTGCGTTTGTCCGCTGCTTTTGGATATCTGCGAAAATGCTTTCGGGTTTGCCGAAAAGCAACACAATCTGGTCAATCAAATGGACTCCCAAATCATAGGTGATTCCATTGCCGGGGACATCTTTTTCCCGCCAGTTTTCTGAAACCTGGGGTCTGAATCGATCAAAATGGGATTCCACATAAACCAGCCTTCCAAGTGTGTTTTCCGCCACGATTTTCTGAAGAGTACGAAAATCCC
Above is a window of Algoriphagus sanaruensis DNA encoding:
- a CDS encoding outer membrane insertion C- signal, with translation MKKLLVFLFLLAGATSISKAQVSVGMNFQNTRNFITVGTDPDKDFFFDGRLGLGEELGLELVGGYNFVQKSEVNAYFGLGLGLFDHYHPRRDRYYDDTYFAIPFGVLIKPFSSKKFGFLIEAAPIFYNDYGSYLRGGIGFKYTFR
- a CDS encoding oxidoreductase, which translates into the protein MSQQIRTALIGYGSVAEKMHAPLIEVCPDLELVAVVERNGTRCQEKYPNVRTFRSLDELLEADAADLICITTPNEYHFPMAKQCILAGKHVVVDKPITVHSWEAEELDRLATEKGVILSVFHNRRFDGDFRTLQKIVAENTLGRLVYVESHFDRFRPQVSENWREKDVPGNGITYDLGVHLIDQIVLLFGKPESIFADIQKQRTNAVSDDYFDISLFYPGFKARVTAGVLVNVASPKFLLLGEKGSFQKFYLDVQEQAFKDGKKPEGENWGVDFEERWGKLYLETETRPLPTEKGDYRIFYQNVANAIYQKEPLKVTAAQTITILKIIEAAFLSAQEGRKINQQEGTW